The Danio rerio strain Tuebingen ecotype United States chromosome 19, GRCz12tu, whole genome shotgun sequence genome includes the window TTGAACCAATTTCAAGCACAATAAATCATAATGCTCAATAAACgcttaataaacaataaaagtttAAAGATTAATCTGAAAAACAATCAATGATTAATCAACTaatcacattattaaacattagaTTAATTGATCTTTTAAATAATGATCTCCAGCAGGTCTAGATAGTACAGATTGTtttgttgttggtattattatgttttattcagAAGAGTTTTGAGATTTAGAAAAAATGTCTGACAAAATGTATTATTCTGAATTATTTTAGAGTGATAATTTGGCCAAAGCGGTATCCGCTGCACACACATTCCTGCTGAAGCATCCTGATGATGAGATGATGCAGAGAAACATGAACTACTACAAGAGTTTACCAGGAGCTGAGGACCATCTGAAAGACCTGGAGACCAAATCATACGAGGTGAGACCCCCATACACAAAACACTGGGCAGATCAGTCCTCATAATCATCTGCTGGATAATGCAACTTGAGAGGTACTgatattaaagaaaaattatGACAGGGCAAATATTCGAggtgttttacatttttagcaCTGTTGGCCCTTTTGGGTtaaattgcttagggccccaaaatgATTAAATCTGCCTctgcctttaactgtatataaaatgtatcTACAATAATATTGCATTACTACATTTTTGCCTCGTATCAAGTATGAAATGACAGTAATAAACATGCTGTTTAAAGTCATGCTACTTCTTTATCTTCTGCTTCAGATGCTGTTCATTCGGGCCGTGCGAGCGTATAATGGAGATAATTTCCGAACGTCGGTGTCAGATATGGAGCTGGCACTGAGAGACTTTTTTAAGGTATACGATGAATGTATCGCCGCATCAGAAGGATCCAGACAGATTAAAGACTTTAAAGACTTTTACCCGTCCATCGCAGGTTGGCATGATAAACACACACTCTTTTATGTCCTCTGTAGCGTAAGATAAAACACACTGTAATAACATGCTTGTTTTTTGCCTTTAGATCATTACTCGGAGGTTCTGGAGAGGAAGGTTCGCTGTGAGAGCGAGCTTACGCCGGTTGTTGGAGGATTTGTTGTTGAGAAATTTGTGGCGACTATGTATCACTACCTGCAGTTTGCCTATTATAAATGTGAGTCAGCAAAGTTGTGCTTTTGAACTAATTTTGTGAGACATAACAGTGATGTGTGAAGATGTTTTGGTTCAGTAAGATCTATTTAAGATAATAGAGAAGCCTTTTATGCTTGCGAACATTAGATATATTTGATTATAATATATCAAAAACAGTAATACTGTGAAATGTGGCAATTTATAATCACACTTTGCTATACTTCAATCTGTAATTGTTGGATTCCTTAATGAACTTAAGTTCAAAAGAACTAACCCAAGCttatgaaaatatacatttaaattataattttaaaaatatataaattatatagagagagtgagagagaaatatttattaacattataatGAATATACAGTCAAAGTTATAGggcctcctgtgaatttttattcctcttttaaatatttcccaaatgatgtttaacagagcaaggaattttctggagaaagtcttatttgttttattttggctagaataaaagcagtttttaatttttttcaaaccattttaatatcaatattattagcccctttaagctatatattttttgattgtctacagaacaaaccactgttataaaataacttgcctaattaccgtaacttgcctaattaacttagttaagcctttaaatgtcactgtaagctgaatactagtatcttgaaaaacatcaagtaaaacattatgtgctgtcatcatgacaaaaatcaaataaatcagttattagaaatgagttattaaaactattgtgtttagaaatgtgttgaaaaaatgtcctctccgttaaacagatattggggaaaagaatatataagggggctaataaatgattcaggagggctaataattctgacttcaactgtatagtgaatatatttatatatttcacaaagaaaaaaaaaattgctcctAAAACATTTGAACAAAATGACAAGATCATCAGCATTCAATTAAACTATCAAAACATGATTTTACATACATAGAAGGCTTATTAAATGCAGGTAAAGTCTACTGTTATGTTGACAAAATTATAAAAGGTGTCATAATAtaggtgaaattatattcaaactttcatcagtgttgggtaagtttctttaaaaatgtaattaattactaattacataattaaaatcgtattttaattacatttttattgcaaTGTTTGAGAAGTAACTCAGTTACTcaataagttatttaattactTGAAGAAACACTATAAATTCAACGTATAAATGCACTAGATATAAATCTTAACACCTCATAGACAATAGAAATTAtctcttttaattctttaaatcagAGCCAAACAGGacaattaatctttattataaaatgtaacactttaagaataataaacattatatgtATCAAAAGACAAGATATTTTAAAGCAATGGCATGACATTTCATGCATACCATATATTGACATACATTTCTGATGCAGTTCATTGCTTCTCAAGCATGTTCAGTCTACTTGATAAATGAATTATTCTGCTTCCTTTAACTGATTGATCTGAACTGCTGAATTCATGTACAATATATAAACAAGTACATTATAAGATTCTGTCAATTAAATTACCTGAAAATGACAGGTAATCTCCTACTTTTTCTGCgaaaaagtaatctaattacagtaGCTAGTTACTTTGTAATTAATTAAACTTtgcaaaaattaaacaacatatttaTTCTGACCTAAAATACATAAATCAATAAGGGatcatattaaattataatatattttaaatgtattatatacaaATGGGTAAAACCTATTTGTTCAAAACATTATTCAAAcctatttgtttaaaacatttaaacctATTTGTTCATCCGGTGATGTTCAAAAAAGTGGCACAAATTTGACAGTCCTTATTTTTGGGGCTACACTGTGATTTTTAATGTTTTCGCCAATTGATTCTTGTTCTGAACACGTCTAACCATTCAAAAAATAAAGCTCACATTTTTGTCCTTATCTTCCTAAATCTTCATAAAATGATTACCTCTTTTCTCTCTCCTTCAGTGAATGACCTGAAGAACGCAGTGCCGTGTGTGTCCAGCTACATGCTCTTTGACCCCAGTGATGAGGTGATGAGGAATAACGTGGAATATTATCGCTTCCACAGAGAAAAATTTGGCCTCGACGATGAGGACTTCTTACCTAGAGCGGTGTGTGTCTCTCAAatcatgataaataaaaaatagtttttttattaaggtaaagtcggttatatttgcacatttcttCAGTGAACATGTGAcaaactccctatattgtttaccatgctacttcgaatattcggtctgaaatcacatgtaaatagGATTTCACTGTTTACAATTGGCAAAGGATACTTTTCTGAAGTTGtgttattaaggagaaagtctgaatataaaaccaactttacctcaatacttaatatttacttatttatttaattatttaatatttacctctCAGTGGTACTAATAATACACGCACCCTCAATAGGAAGCAGTGCGGTATCATAATCAGACGACGCTACAAATGCAGATGCTGGAATTCGCCAAACAGAAGTTCATGCCAGATGATGAGGTGagagttattttttattatattattattactattatgcaaGAAAGAGCATTTACAAAGACACAATATGAACATATGATATAATACAAGAGATAAAACGGGTCACGTAAAAAGAATCCCAGCAAATTATATAAGATTAAAAGATTTACATCAAGAAAGAGTTTTATATGCATGAGTTTTTGAGGAGTTCACATATAAATCAAAACGTTTATGGATGTCAAATGTATACGTTTATGGATGTCAAATGTAGCCAAAATAAGCaatgaattaataatacatttacaatgaGAGGGGTCTAGGTTCAGAGAGTATGAGGTAGAATACAATATTTGAGGATATACAAAAGTTAATAAAGTATTTAAGtcaacactttacagtaagtacaCTGCCAAAAAGAGGTGagagtttcttgttttatttgaCAGGGTTTTTATATTAATCTTACTTCTTGTAGTGCTGTTTGTTTTCCACTTGAGGGCGCAATGTGCTTATTTATTTCACCCTCAGAAGTTCTCACATTTAAACCAAGGgtttccaaactcagtcctggagggctggtgtcctgcgtagtttagctccaacttgcctcaacacacctccctgaaaGTTTccagtatacctagaaagagcttgattatctagcccaggtgtgtttaattggggttggaactaaaatatgcaggtctggagtttgcatgttctcccattgttcgcgtgggtttcctctgggagctccggtttgacatgcgatataggtgaattgagtaagctaaattggtcgtagtatatgtgtgtgaatgagtgtgtatggatgtttcccagtgatgggttgcaactggaagggcatctgcagcgagtgctggataagatggataaaacatgtgctggataagttggcggttcatgggtgaccccagattaataaaaggactaagctgaaaagagaatgaatgaatgatatatattataacactttacaataaggttcatttgttaatgcatttactaacatgaactaatcatgaacaacacatgtacagcatttattaatcataattgaacatttactaatgcattattaacattcaagtccgtgcttgttaacattagttaatgcaccatgagttaacatgaactaacaatgaactactatattttcgttaactaacatgaacaaatacagtagtaaatgaattgttcattgtttgttcatgttagtaaatgcattaattgacattaactaatgaaccttattgtaaagtgtgaccatatatatatatatatatatatatatatatatatatatatatatatatatatatatatatatatatatatatacatatatatatatatatatatattatttaaaaaataaacaaatttgtcACATATATCATAAGAAAAAAGAATTCtgttaaagataaaaaataattaaaaactgcagtcagaatttgtccatctgaaaaataaaaaataaaacatgaatattaataattaataattctaatctttttttgttaaaaaagtacattttgaaaGTTTATAAGAAACAATGATAACAAAATAGTCTAATTAGTATAAAAATGAACCTTAATATGGGCTGATTttaatgctttaaacattattatagttattttgttttaagaaaaatccaagattcaaaataaaagttacttgtagtgaaagatgacttcacttgcGTCAGATTCggatgattcttttttttttttgcacaactaGGCGTGGACtataattgtttgcattttttgAAAGCCGACATTGATGCCTTCACAGTTTATGCTGGCATATcggtcaaaataagacaaatgagctcatgtatgggacaaattttgGACCTTTTATGAGTGGGGGGTGGGTCTTTTGAATTACTCAAACCCCCCCTGGCCTGTTTATGAGGACTTTCCACGGACGTAATGATTtttctactgtacagactgtatattatACCAAAGCGtacctactatggatgtcaatagcagACAATGTAATGTCCCTTTAACTTGAATAAACCTCAAGAGGTGGTGgcagacaaaataaaaatatacacagaTTTTACAACAAGCCTCATTCTCTCTCTAACTTTTCCTCCAACTCTTTTTCTTCCTCCAGGGTGAAGTTGTAGAGTTTCTTGATGAATATCTGGATGCTGGGGATGAATAACTGATTGTGTGAGTttgaaataaatgtgaaaaagacCAGAAAGGTATTCCTCGTCCTGTAGTGTTGTTGCTGTTGTATTTATTTAGGGTTTGGTGATTGGAATTGttgatatttttagtttttactcattattttaaaaaacgtCCTAGCACAGCACAGTCTAAACTCGTGCACCACAAGCCAAAAGATAATATATCTGAATCTCAGTCCCTGTCAACTTACTGTATCTCAGAGAAAACAatgttctgtgtttttattttctcagATTGCTTTAATAAAGACTTGAATACAGTAAAAATAGTGATGTCGGATCTCTATTTAATCTCAATGCATCTTATCGTACCACACTGTAagaaatgtaatgacaaaaagtcaagacaatgactagttttatgttgctttaacttactttaataactttatatatacactgtaaaaaaaaatccataattttacagtttatttccagcagctggggggCCATAAAAAGccgtaaaataacagccgttaaatgacagaaatgtacCAAAagataacggatattaaattacggaaatttaccagaaatttaaatttaaggaaatttctgtaatttaatatgtgttattttatggtaaatttctgtaatttacacttcagctgctgaaaataaaccatatatatatatatatatatatatatatatatatatatatatatatatatatatatatatatatatacacttataatGTTCTTTTGGCACACGCTTGCATTGAATAATATACTGACACAGCTCTGATAAATTGTAATAagcaattaaattaataatgataGCTCATGGATAAAAGGTCAACTAGGTGGTTAAAAGTTGCGAATGCCTCTTAAAGGGATCAAGAAATGTTACACATACACTGTATacccaataagttaaagtaactcaaaccatttgaagaaaccaatggcaacaaaccatttaagttcagaAACTAATCCTAGTGAGTACTGTGAACATATTCTGTTTGAGTAAACGAAGtaatctgagcacagtaaaacccgataaatgaagagaactcgaACCAACTGaggactgtaaaacccaacaaattaaggcaactcaaaccgtttgaggaaacagattgcaacaaaccatttgagttaaaaaaaaacaaatctatacaAGTACTGTGAACTAACTcaatttaagctgaagtaatgaggtgtTTATTTAGCTCATTACCTTCAGCACTGAGTTGAAAACTCTTTTCAACTTACAGTGaactttgagttaactacactatttcatttgataaagttactgttgggttttacagtgtatgtatcaaaacaaaaaagtaataatgacaccacatttcttttatataatataaaataatgtatatattctttcatattttattattttgcaaataCACTGGCATAACAAAACAAAGTGTATTTACAATTTCTCTGCTTCTGAACTGATTTATACAGAACTGCTGAGCTTATGCACAGTATTTTAGGCGAATATATTTTAAGTAACTGTAATAAAATtccctaaaaatgaaaagtaatcccttactttacttttagagtggaaaagtaatttaattacattaactaGTTAATTTGTAACtcattacacccaacactgctcAACACTTTCATAATGCTGCACATTAATGGTTTATTTATGTCAATTGtctacatttgtgttgttttaaagagcacatattttaccccttttacaagcctttggtgtctccaaaaTGCCTCTGTAAGTTTaaactcaaaacacccatcagatcatttaatatagcctccagaatctgctcattttggtgtctgactacacggtagctgtttttgtagcctgtggcttaaaatgcaaatgagctgcttctccccgcccaccattcccacatgcgtgtctgcttctcattatgctatacgtcagataaacagcagctagtgatagagacagactcaGATATACAGCTCATTAGTTAAAAATACCAAgtgagtttatttgatgtatttgtgggggagtttatttaagcctttctgaaatgatgagtcgcACTCAAATGCTATTTgcagtacgcacacacacacacacacacgcacatatgggtgtttactgacaccatgcagccgtgatgattatagcggttaagaattaacgtagactaaccatatTCCGTACACAACGATGTTCCGTACAGATGACCTTTTAACGTTAAtctctgaataaatacttatGGGTCGTAGGCAAGCTATATATCTGTGTACTCTTTAATTCTCACTCTTTCAGCCCCAACCACAACAGAGACATTCCTACTATATGTTTCTGAGTAAAATCAGTAAGTTTGCTACGTCCACCTAATGCGCTTGAAAATAGAAAGTGGGCAAGCTTAAAGTGCGAGTGTCGCCTGGGAGGGGAGACATTTAAAGCCACGACAATatgcttttgcatttaatttatgcatcacaCGTTATTACAGTCTTTATGAAGTGAATATTATGTTATCTCAAATTGTTAAATAAgttatcttttgttaaataaatgctttgaaatggggaTATTTAAATGTCAGTTGTGGGTGATGACCGCATGGCGCAACTCTCCGCCTGAGAGACAGGCTGCAAACGCTGTTTGGATCCTCCTTTTGCAGtgatgatgtttatattcataaaaggtcAGTCAAGTTAGTGTTAATGTGCatgaatttattgttttaatattttaaattgtcatgctgtaataaaataaacatgatataaaaagtaaatgattttaaagctattttatttcaaactttcataaaagagttatttaatatatcattaaCTTCAAGTTAAACACAGTAATAGTATATTCTGACATAAGATTTTAATAAGACTTCAAACAAAGCCCATTTTTGCCAGTAAATTAAAGTGATGCGCCCTGTACGGAACACTATTTTAGTCGTGTACGGAACACCGTTAATACCTATCATCTTCCGTACACATGCGAAGGCGGTACTTATCCCATCTTTTCTCAAAAACTACTGGTCCAAAAGACATCAATCAAGATTTGTATTGTGCAATAGGTATTCCCCCAGAGAATGAACACACATGCATGCTTATCTGGCTTACAATGACGGAGGAGTGGTCGTTTGAGTGCGCTGAATAGCGAAAAGTGTACGGAacatggttagtctacgttagatagcgattttactgtcttcatcgcaaacatgctctgttttaaaaacgttttaaacttatgaaaacacagagagttggaacagatattttaatctcatgttattatagaaacatggtgcctgtcaatcaattcagtgggcggggaaactgcactcTTACCTCATGTTgctgtgggcctcaaaatcactgggatttaggTCCTATTTTAATgttaggaaattaaaaaaagagacttgttgtgttcatatcaccccagtataaCAGtggatacactatacctacacacagttctgtccaaacagcttacaaaagtttattttcatcataggtgctctttcAATTAATATTTTGTTACCTCAAAGTGTTACACCATCTTCATCCTGTATTTTCtggatttcatttttattattttttttgcttatgtCAAGCCTCACACAATCTGTTTGTACCTAATGTTAGCACTAATGTGTTGTTGATAACTTCACAAATGTTCGCTTGGATGTTGTTCAAGATATGTGTAAAATGGTGTTGCATGGAAGAAATTTACAAACCTGTCTTTATTCAAAGGCTGAAGTATTGCCTTCCAAAGCCATAAAGACTCCAAACAGACTCAATTTAAGAGCAAAAGACTAAACACTGAACCTTCAGCaaaacactttaaatttaaagggaaagttcacccaaaactgaaaattctgtcgttATTTACTCACCCATCaacatgtttaactttttttcttctgttgaacacaaaagaagatattttgaagaaagctggaaagcgGTAAGCGTCGAgttaaattgtatttgtttttcttactaagTCAGTAGTTCAATAAATAGTATGTAAATTTTTATTCTGGGggtactgtcactttaagagagcatgcgcgctttcggtTTTTTTAATCCTTCGTCTTTCTACATCTCCACCGGCCCTTCTTTCCTTTTCTCTGTGGGATTTTCCTACTATGGTGTGATAAACTGCACAGATACTCAATGttcaaacacatttaaacaagtcTCTGTTCTCCCGCTGGGTGAGTGTTTCAATCCAGGAGTGTTTCGTTTTTGTTTTGTGGTCTAAAACCGACCAAAAAGACAGAAAACTTGTCTGTCTCGCATGATTTCAGGTCTTACACAAATAGCGACACCTATGCATATATTTGCAGTCTTATTTTAgcaatgaaatgtttttttttagacgGGACATGTTGACTTCAGTGATTTTTCCCAAAGTAGTTTATTGGTAATTGTTGAGTTTTCCACAGCTAGGCTATGTTTAGTCAGATACCCTCATGTCACATCTAACTGGCATCCTAACAGTGTAAAATCGCACTTTCAGCTCAAAAACGGACGTGAAATGGTCACAGATTAATACAAACAAAGAGTATGCAAttttacagctccatatcacactttacaatttaaaacaacaatgaTTAGCAACTAAAAGCATTTCAGTGACCACATTTACCAGTCTTTACAAATAGTAAGTGGCCATTTTTATATTGAGCAGTTCAATTTTTATATCTAGgtgcatgtaaaaataaaaagtaagacAGCCAAAAGGAATAGATTTTTGGTCTAAAACTCAGCTTTTTCTACCTTGATGtcataacaacatcaaattgaaATTTTGTATTCTTACAATACATGTAAAGAGTTCTGTAAACAATTTTTGACGttttttagatgtcaatttgatgtcattttaatgTTAATTACATGAGTCGACATCAGATTGATTTGCATTGACCATTTTTACTAAAAGTaagtatacatttttatattgagCAGTTCTGTTTTTATCTGGGTCCAcgtaaacattaaattaaaaatggtaATGATTTTTTTGGTCTAAAACTCAGCTTCTTTTTTTGGTAGATACCGTTTATCTTGATGTCATAACGAAATC containing:
- the crtap gene encoding cartilage-associated protein precursor (The RefSeq protein has 3 substitutions compared to this genomic sequence); amino-acid sequence: MASSFHCIRIALLIISFSVCVLAQYEKYNFRSFPRHELMPLDSAYRHALDLYSEEKWKESVEFLEVSLRLYRLLRDSEAFCSLNCSSVRLDDETRFSDFPELQAFGNVMKRAQCLKRCKQGLPAFRQTLPSRDTVDEFDIREPYKYLQFAYFKSDNLAKAVSAAHTFLLKHPDDEMMQRNMNYYKSLPGAEDHLKDLETKSYEMLFIRAVRAYNGDNFRTSVSDMELALRDFFKVYDECIAASEGSRQIKDFKDFYPSIADHYSEVLERKVRCESELTPVVGGFVVEKFVATMYHYLQFAYYKLNDLKNAVPCVSSYMLFDPSDEVMRNNVEYYRFHREKFGLDDEDFLPRAEAVRYHNQTTLQMQMLEFAKQKFMPDDEGEVVEFLDEYLDAEDE